One region of Takifugu flavidus isolate HTHZ2018 chromosome 14, ASM371156v2, whole genome shotgun sequence genomic DNA includes:
- the p2rx5 gene encoding P2X purinoceptor 5 isoform X3, with amino-acid sequence MAGWGGFFFSLFNYKTEKYVIAENRKIGILFRIYQLAVLGYIIGWVLVVKKGYQEREETIQSSVMTKVKGVTLTNSSESGLHLWSPEDYVIPPNGERVFFIVTNYIETPNQRLSFCPESFKVPHGQCQSDDDCVEGEAVIAGHGIKTGMCLNSTGTCEIHAWCPVEYSKRPREPLLSEAENFTIYIKNFIRFPKFEFSKSNVLETSDDGYLKRCSFDKEKDLYCPIFQLGELVRWSGHDFQEMAVKGGSIGILIEWNCDLDKDSSQCNPEYSFTRLDMNLNHSVTSGYNFRFARYYKDQNGQTYRTLYKVYGIRFDIMINGQAGKFSIVPTLIAIGSGLALLGAGAFACDMILLYMMNTSSYYREKKFEIINFSKEKTKPKDGKVGHKERRARKQAEDNFSKKPEGGEDTVGFSVTESNQPVDSRGPTIPRNTGQRYSAIVSPRAAEPRHHITFSSHNKV; translated from the exons aTGGCAGGCTGGGggggcttcttcttctctctctttaacTACAAGACAGAGAAATATGTCATCGCCGAAAACAGAAAAATCGGAATACTATTTCGAATTTATCAACTGGCCGTGTTGGGATACATAATCGG CTGGGTGTTAGTGGTGAAAAAGGGCTaccaggagagagaagagactATTCAGTCATCAGTCATGACCAAGGTTAAAGGAGTCACGTTAACGAACAGTTCTGAGAGTGGGCTTCACCTGTGGAGCCCTGAGGACTACGTCATACCTCCGAAC GGTGAGCGGGTCTTCTTCATTGTCACAAATTACATAGAGACCCCCAACCAGAGGCTGAGCTTCTGTCCCGAG AGTTTCAAAGTGCCACATGGACAATGTCAGAGTGACGATGACTGCGTGGAGGGGGAGGCAGTCATTGCTGGTCATG gaATCAAAACTGGTATGTGTTTGAACAGCACAGGGACCTGTGAGATCCATGCCTGGTGTCCTGTTGAATACAGCAAGAGACCAAG AGAGCCCTTACTGAGCGAGGCTGAAAACTTCACCATCTACATCAAGAATTTCATTAGGTTTCCAAAGTTTGAATTTTCCAA ATCCAACGTTCTTGAAACCTCTGATGATGGCTACTTAAAGAGATGCTCCTTTGACAAAGAGAAAGATTTGTACTGCCCCATATTTCAACTCGGGGAGTTGGTAAGATGGAGTGGGCATGACTTCCAGGAAATGGCTGTGAAG GGCGGGTCCATCGGCATTCTCATCGAGTGGAACTGCGACCTGGATAAAGACTCTTCGCAGTGTAATCCAGAGTACAGCTTCACCCGTCTGGACATGAACCTGAACCACTCAGTCACTTCAGGATACAACTTTCG ATTTGCCCGCTACTACAAAGATCAAAACGGCCAAACCTACCGCACATTGTATAAAGTATATGGCATTCGCTTTGATATCATGATCAATGGGCAG GCGGGAAAATTCAGCATTGTTCCTACTCTGATTGCCATTGGATCTGGTCTGGCTCTACTGGGAGCG GGAGCCTTTGCCTGCGACATGATACTTCTGTACATGATGAACACAAGCTCATACTACAGAGAGAAGAAGTTTGAAATTATTAATTTCAG TAAAGAGAAGACCAAACCCAAAGATGGGAAGGTGGGTCACAAGGAAAGAAGAGCCAGGAAACAAGCTGAAGACAACTTCTCCAAAAAGCCAGAGGGTGGTGAAGACACAGTTGGTTTTTCTGTCACAGAGAGCAACCAGCCTGTGGACTCGAGGGGTCCCACTATCCCCCGGAACACAGGACAGCGTTATTCTGCTATTGTCTCTCCACGGGCTGCAGAGCCAAGGCATCAcatcactttctcctcacataACAAGGTTTAA
- the p2rx5 gene encoding P2X purinoceptor 5 isoform X2 — protein sequence MAGWGGFFFSLFNYKTEKYVIAENRKIGILFRIYQLAVLGYIIGWVLVVKKGYQEREETIQSSVMTKVKGVTLTNSSESGLHLWSPEDYVIPPNGERVFFIVTNYIETPNQRLSFCPESFKVPHGQCQSDDDCVEGEAVIAGHGIKTGMCLNSTGTCEIHAWCPVEYSKRPRSNVLETSDDGYLKRCSFDKEKDLYCPIFQLGELVRWSGHDFQEMAVKGGSIGILIEWNCDLDKDSSQCNPEYSFTRLDMNLNHSVTSGYNFRHVLSGIFTGNPLSLFPTLLSSVIMSPCRFARYYKDQNGQTYRTLYKVYGIRFDIMINGQAGKFSIVPTLIAIGSGLALLGAGAFACDMILLYMMNTSSYYREKKFEIINFSKEKTKPKDGKVGHKERRARKQAEDNFSKKPEGGEDTVGFSVTESNQPVDSRGPTIPRNTGQRYSAIVSPRAAEPRHHITFSSHNKV from the exons aTGGCAGGCTGGGggggcttcttcttctctctctttaacTACAAGACAGAGAAATATGTCATCGCCGAAAACAGAAAAATCGGAATACTATTTCGAATTTATCAACTGGCCGTGTTGGGATACATAATCGG CTGGGTGTTAGTGGTGAAAAAGGGCTaccaggagagagaagagactATTCAGTCATCAGTCATGACCAAGGTTAAAGGAGTCACGTTAACGAACAGTTCTGAGAGTGGGCTTCACCTGTGGAGCCCTGAGGACTACGTCATACCTCCGAAC GGTGAGCGGGTCTTCTTCATTGTCACAAATTACATAGAGACCCCCAACCAGAGGCTGAGCTTCTGTCCCGAG AGTTTCAAAGTGCCACATGGACAATGTCAGAGTGACGATGACTGCGTGGAGGGGGAGGCAGTCATTGCTGGTCATG gaATCAAAACTGGTATGTGTTTGAACAGCACAGGGACCTGTGAGATCCATGCCTGGTGTCCTGTTGAATACAGCAAGAGACCAAG ATCCAACGTTCTTGAAACCTCTGATGATGGCTACTTAAAGAGATGCTCCTTTGACAAAGAGAAAGATTTGTACTGCCCCATATTTCAACTCGGGGAGTTGGTAAGATGGAGTGGGCATGACTTCCAGGAAATGGCTGTGAAG GGCGGGTCCATCGGCATTCTCATCGAGTGGAACTGCGACCTGGATAAAGACTCTTCGCAGTGTAATCCAGAGTACAGCTTCACCCGTCTGGACATGAACCTGAACCACTCAGTCACTTCAGGATACAACTTTCGGCATGTTCTCTCAGGCATATTTACAGGAAATCCTCTGTCACTTTTCCCCACTTTACTGTCATCAGTTATTATGTCTCCCTGCAGATTTGCCCGCTACTACAAAGATCAAAACGGCCAAACCTACCGCACATTGTATAAAGTATATGGCATTCGCTTTGATATCATGATCAATGGGCAG GCGGGAAAATTCAGCATTGTTCCTACTCTGATTGCCATTGGATCTGGTCTGGCTCTACTGGGAGCG GGAGCCTTTGCCTGCGACATGATACTTCTGTACATGATGAACACAAGCTCATACTACAGAGAGAAGAAGTTTGAAATTATTAATTTCAG TAAAGAGAAGACCAAACCCAAAGATGGGAAGGTGGGTCACAAGGAAAGAAGAGCCAGGAAACAAGCTGAAGACAACTTCTCCAAAAAGCCAGAGGGTGGTGAAGACACAGTTGGTTTTTCTGTCACAGAGAGCAACCAGCCTGTGGACTCGAGGGGTCCCACTATCCCCCGGAACACAGGACAGCGTTATTCTGCTATTGTCTCTCCACGGGCTGCAGAGCCAAGGCATCAcatcactttctcctcacataACAAGGTTTAA
- the p2rx5 gene encoding P2X purinoceptor 5 isoform X1, translating to MAGWGGFFFSLFNYKTEKYVIAENRKIGILFRIYQLAVLGYIIGWVLVVKKGYQEREETIQSSVMTKVKGVTLTNSSESGLHLWSPEDYVIPPNGERVFFIVTNYIETPNQRLSFCPESFKVPHGQCQSDDDCVEGEAVIAGHGIKTGMCLNSTGTCEIHAWCPVEYSKRPREPLLSEAENFTIYIKNFIRFPKFEFSKSNVLETSDDGYLKRCSFDKEKDLYCPIFQLGELVRWSGHDFQEMAVKGGSIGILIEWNCDLDKDSSQCNPEYSFTRLDMNLNHSVTSGYNFRHVLSGIFTGNPLSLFPTLLSSVIMSPCRFARYYKDQNGQTYRTLYKVYGIRFDIMINGQAGKFSIVPTLIAIGSGLALLGAGAFACDMILLYMMNTSSYYREKKFEIINFSKEKTKPKDGKVGHKERRARKQAEDNFSKKPEGGEDTVGFSVTESNQPVDSRGPTIPRNTGQRYSAIVSPRAAEPRHHITFSSHNKV from the exons aTGGCAGGCTGGGggggcttcttcttctctctctttaacTACAAGACAGAGAAATATGTCATCGCCGAAAACAGAAAAATCGGAATACTATTTCGAATTTATCAACTGGCCGTGTTGGGATACATAATCGG CTGGGTGTTAGTGGTGAAAAAGGGCTaccaggagagagaagagactATTCAGTCATCAGTCATGACCAAGGTTAAAGGAGTCACGTTAACGAACAGTTCTGAGAGTGGGCTTCACCTGTGGAGCCCTGAGGACTACGTCATACCTCCGAAC GGTGAGCGGGTCTTCTTCATTGTCACAAATTACATAGAGACCCCCAACCAGAGGCTGAGCTTCTGTCCCGAG AGTTTCAAAGTGCCACATGGACAATGTCAGAGTGACGATGACTGCGTGGAGGGGGAGGCAGTCATTGCTGGTCATG gaATCAAAACTGGTATGTGTTTGAACAGCACAGGGACCTGTGAGATCCATGCCTGGTGTCCTGTTGAATACAGCAAGAGACCAAG AGAGCCCTTACTGAGCGAGGCTGAAAACTTCACCATCTACATCAAGAATTTCATTAGGTTTCCAAAGTTTGAATTTTCCAA ATCCAACGTTCTTGAAACCTCTGATGATGGCTACTTAAAGAGATGCTCCTTTGACAAAGAGAAAGATTTGTACTGCCCCATATTTCAACTCGGGGAGTTGGTAAGATGGAGTGGGCATGACTTCCAGGAAATGGCTGTGAAG GGCGGGTCCATCGGCATTCTCATCGAGTGGAACTGCGACCTGGATAAAGACTCTTCGCAGTGTAATCCAGAGTACAGCTTCACCCGTCTGGACATGAACCTGAACCACTCAGTCACTTCAGGATACAACTTTCGGCATGTTCTCTCAGGCATATTTACAGGAAATCCTCTGTCACTTTTCCCCACTTTACTGTCATCAGTTATTATGTCTCCCTGCAGATTTGCCCGCTACTACAAAGATCAAAACGGCCAAACCTACCGCACATTGTATAAAGTATATGGCATTCGCTTTGATATCATGATCAATGGGCAG GCGGGAAAATTCAGCATTGTTCCTACTCTGATTGCCATTGGATCTGGTCTGGCTCTACTGGGAGCG GGAGCCTTTGCCTGCGACATGATACTTCTGTACATGATGAACACAAGCTCATACTACAGAGAGAAGAAGTTTGAAATTATTAATTTCAG TAAAGAGAAGACCAAACCCAAAGATGGGAAGGTGGGTCACAAGGAAAGAAGAGCCAGGAAACAAGCTGAAGACAACTTCTCCAAAAAGCCAGAGGGTGGTGAAGACACAGTTGGTTTTTCTGTCACAGAGAGCAACCAGCCTGTGGACTCGAGGGGTCCCACTATCCCCCGGAACACAGGACAGCGTTATTCTGCTATTGTCTCTCCACGGGCTGCAGAGCCAAGGCATCAcatcactttctcctcacataACAAGGTTTAA